The DNA segment ccccctgctcaggcaggagatcttatccagtgatgacgaaccttttcggcactgagtgtccAAACAGGAATGCGTGCAtgctggagcgccagaaacccgaagaccaggtggccggcacgcatgcaccagaaccaaaagagcagctggcaacagtgCGCcagatgtgccataggttcaccatcacggtcctatatcatttcagaaagtctcttcttaaaaacctccagtgatgaagcacccataacttctgaaggcaagctgttacactggttaattgttctcattgttaagaagtttcttcttaattctaggttgcttctctcattgattagtttccatccattgtttcttgtcctactctctggtgctttggaaaataagttgacctcctcttctttgtgccaacacctcaaatactggaatacatcTATCATGTTACCCTTAGTTCTAAATACTAGAATACCTCTATCATGTCACTGATATCCTGAAAATAAATTAAGACAAAAGAGAAAATTAATTAAGACAGCAAGAGATACTATTTATCCAACTCTGAGAATGATTGCTATCATAATGAGTAAACTAGTACAGTGTACCTCTAAAAATTGGagtagtaaaaatttaaaaacaaaactctcTTAATTAAAATAGAGTCAAGGATGAGTAACTTTTTAGTGTCTAGGTCACCTAACCGTCATAGGTAAGTGAAGATCAGATCATAGTGAAGCCATGTATTTTAACCTCCATAGGTAAGTGAAGccatgtattttgtatttttccttAATTTTGAAGTGTGAAATTGGggtattactaaaaaaaccaccaTTCACTATTGTTGAATATGTAAATAAGGAGTgaagctttgggcaaaggcttcaCTTAGGTCCGCCTCCCAGGCAGGAAAAGCCGCAGTTTAAAATCATTGGCCACAGCGAGCAGTGGGAAAACCAACCTCAGTGGCTGGGCTGCTGGACAGCTTCTTTTAAAAGAAGGAGCTGTCAGAGAAACAAGCAAGTTTTTGCTGTACCAGCTTCAAATACAGAGCTGTAGTTATTGAGCTGAGTCCTGCTTCTTCATTTAACCCCAACTTAACACtgacgacgaaggtgggatgcaaAGAGAACAAAGGACAAAGGAGCTGAACTGAGCCGGGCATCCACATGGCATCGGCCATCATCACAGCAAGTCGTGACTCTGCATCAGCCTCCAAGATGACCATACACATCCCACCAGCTCCATTCAACCCAACGAAGGAAAGTTGGAAGACATATATGCTCCGATTTAATTGCTTCCTGGAAGCAAATGATTTAGCAGGTCTGTCGGATTAAAAGAGAATGCTCTTCCTAAGTTACTGTGGACCTGAAGTTCTCGATATGGCTCAAGCGCTAGGAGAACCAACCGATATGCAGACGGTATCATGGACAACAGTCCAGGAAACACTTTGAGTGCATTATGCACCCGTGCCGGCAACGATGGTGAACAAACACAAATTCTACCACAGAAATCAAGAAGGTGAGACGATTAACCAATACATCGCTGCCCTATGAAAAGCCGCAGCTCATTGCTAATTCAGCAATATAAAGGAAGCGATGGTAGATTGACTTGTCGAGGGATTGAGGCATATCAATCTTGAGAGAAGATTACTAGCAAAGTCTAATCTCACATTTAAAATGGAGCTCGAAGAAGCCAGAGCAACCAAAGCCTCCAATAAGTCAGCAGTGACAACCTAAAAAATATGAAATCCACAGCCTTTGCAAGGAGCAGCTACTGTGCATCAGGATAACATGGAGCCCGAAGACTCCACAGATGAGGACAATGAAATCCATTGCCTACTATACGAAAGGAAGGGACATCCCAGAGCCGGGAGAAAAACCGCCATTTTGTGCCAGATGCAAGGGCAATCATCCCAGAGTGAGCTGCCATTTCCAGGACGCTATTTGCCAAAGATGCAAgcggaaggggcacatagcaagGATTTGCTGCACCAACCAACCTGTCTTGCACCGCCAGTGACAGCCTGCAGGGCAGCCTACATTCCAACTGGGATTTCGAAAAGTGCAGTTTCCGAAGCCCAAGAGAAGAGAAAGTTGAGCCGCAGAAGCAAGAGAAACACACTAAACGATCATTGGGCATTCTAATGCACACCGTTCAAAGAAGATCCATGTCATGATTCTAATCGAGGGGTTTCCCTGGGTTTAGGAGTGACTGGCATCaacaccatccaggaggacagcaTTGAGGAGCTGACCAAGGAATTTGGTCTGTGGGGAGTTTAGGCAAGTACATGGGGAAACTCGTATCTTTCAACCTCGCCCCCATCTGAATGAAACCTTGGAGGGTCCTTTTTGCTCTCCGGCCCAAAATAGTCAATTAGACAAACTAATTGCCCAAGGGGTTCTAGAGCCGGTTGATCACGCTAAATGGGAGACCCCGATTGTCATGCCTATCAAAACAGACGGCTCAATCCGTATATGTGCAGACTATAAATGCACAATAAGGCCTAAGTGTGCCTGTCATTCAGCACTTATTGCATTCCTTAGAAAAGGCAAAACTTGCAAAATTAGATTTAgtccaagcctatcagcagttgctGGTGGACTACGCCACCACAGAAGCACAAACTATTGTTATACACAGAACGGCATTTAAATGCCCCCAGCTGCAATTTGATGTAAGTGTGGCGCCAGGACACTTTCAAAGAATAATAGAATGCCTCCTACAGGGCATCCTGGGACTGGTGCCTTACTTTGATGATGTCCTCGTGTCCGTGGACAAAAAAGAAGAGCTCATTCACCGACTTAAGAGAGTCCTGAGTCAGTTTCAAGAAGCCAGActtaaagttaaaaaagaaaaatgccagATAGTTGTGCCACAAGTCAAATTTCCAGGATATTTAATTGACAGCTTGGGAATATACCTGACTGAAAGCAAAGTTAAAGCCATAGAGGCTTTAACTACGCCACCCCAGAGAATCAGACAGAACTCTAGGCATTTCTAGGGCTGTTAAACTTTTATAGTATTTTTCTGCCACAGAAGTTGATAGTAACTGAGCCGCTACACCGATTGCTAGACAAGAAGGTGAAGGGGACCTGGGGATGGAAGGAATCCTCTGCCTTCTCTGTCGTTAAGAAACTATTATCATCTGATAACATTCTTGTACAATATAATGAGACTCTGCCCTTCATCTTAACCACAACACCTCCCCGTTTGGTATCAGGGCTGTCATCAAACTTTGGATGCCAAATGTGGCCGAGGCCCCAATTGCATTTTACTCTATTAGGAGCAGAATGAAACTACAGCCAAATGGGCAAGGAGGCATTGGCTGCAGTGGCAGGGGTCTAGCGGTTCCATGAATACTTATATGGGAGGGACTTTGAAATAATTACACAACCGCTTCTTGGCATTCTCACGGGGAACCGCCCCACACCAAACATTTTATCCCTGTGAATGACTAGATGGATAATCTTCATGGCTGCATATAGTTACCGGCTAACACATCGGCCGGGCCTCTTTACATTGGTGACGCTGATGCCCTCAGCCGCTGCTCACTCCCAGACCTCATAGAGGATCCTGCCCCCTTCACAGCCGTACTGCTCATTGAGGACTTTTTTATCCGGCCCTGTCATATCAGCCAAGATAGCAGGACGCTCAGCAAAAGACGAAACTCTGTCACAAGTTCTAAACTGGTATGGAGGGGGTGGCCTGAGGGGCCAGTGGGGAGTGATTTCAAACTGTTTCTAGTGTGGCAAGAGGAATTGTCAGCTCAAAGGGATGCCTGttgtggggggatcgagtggttgTACTGTATAACCTAAGGAGGCAAGTGCTAGAAGCACTACACGTGGGGCACCCTGGCATTGTCCAAATGAAGGCATTGGCCaggagttatgtttggtggccgaAGATGGATAGGGACATAACAGAATGGGTCGCTACTTGTACctcatgccaggaatccagaccagcACCACCCATGGCACCCACGAGAAAATGGGAGACCCCCAATGCACCGTGGTCACAAGTACACATTGATTTCACAGGACCAGTCCAGGGTCAAACATTTCTAATAGTTGTACATGCATGTTCAAAATGGCTTGAGGTAATACTTATGACAACAACAACGACCGAATCAGTCATCAAGGTATTACGGGGACTTTTCTCCACCCATGGCCTACCGGACGTCCTGGTCTCCGACAATGGGGCCCAATTCACATCAAAGCAATTTGAGATATTTCTAGCAGAGCATGGAATCTGACATGCCCTGGTCACGTCATTCTATAGATTGATCAATGGTCAAACAGAAAGAATGGTGCAGTCAATCAAAGACGCACTAACTAAAATGGGCCCTGGAGACTGGCAGGCTAAAATAGACAAGTTTCTCCTTGTGTAGCATATAACGCCTAGCACCACCACAAATAGGAGCGCGGCAGAATTACTAATGGGTCGCAAACTAAGATCACAACTAGACAGACTACACCCCAATTATAATGCTGAGGTACCCACCAATTTGACCAGCCAGCACTGGTCATTTAGCATAGGGGACCTAGTATATGGCCATAACTATGCCGGGGATCCCTCCTGGGTCCCTGCCAAAATAATCACTGTTCTTACTGAGTGTAGCTAGAAGGGAAAATACGGAGGAGACACATAGGGCCACATAGGGAACTCTACCCTCAGGCAACCAGAAGGAAATCCTACCCAAACAACAATCAAAGCACTCCTAAAAGCAGACCTATGATTTGAGGACCCACACACATTAGACTCAAACCCGAATAGGCAATGGATATACCCACCTGAGGAACCAAGAATCCAGCAAAGCGTTCTGAGGGAGTTGACTACAGCGGAGTCAGCCACGCCCCAGGAGAATTTCCACGTTTCCGTTGGCTGACTTCGTAGTGGCAGCAGACCTGACTGCCCAGGCCGCTGCTGCTCCAACTGAGCTGAGCATACCAAGTCGCACCCACCAACACCCcgcctacctgcgtgactacatcAGTTGAGTTTCTCTGATTGGATAACATCCTTTCCAGAGGGGAGAGGTTTTGAATATGTAAATAaggagtgttgtggctccagcccccccctggcctggccccctgccagaaagtgattcagagagtgagagcgaagggctgtcagggctcccctctgcagggctggcctctctggctcagttccaggagccagaggcaggccaggtggaggaggtgacgaggcctctgtctcctgtatctcccccccccccatgcttccagacccagctgtggacaatcagtcctggttagatccctggtttcgtagacaagagaggcgggaacaacagaaggggtggagcaggcctagaaagtgatGAGTcacggaaccacaccccacagggtataaaagcagaaggggctgctctactacttcgtgatggacaaaccaaactgactggagaaaacttgagctgaactatttgactgagcatttgggttggattgctgtttgttcctgacttcctggttgctccggtaatgagcttctgacacgctggcatcaaggaagataaaaccttggcagatgcttgctggtttgctgccagagctgatagttgctgtggactaaattgctggctaattgagtcagttcacgtgcctcctggactgaggtggggggatagAACAAGGAATGACGCCTTGGGCAAAGGCTTCACTTAGGTCTGCCTCCCAGGCAGGAAAAGCCACAGTTCAAAATCATTGGCTACAGCAAGCAGCAGGAAAACCAAGCAACCTGTGGCTGGGCTGCTGGATAGGTCCCTTTAAAAGAGGGAGCTGTCAAAGAGACAAGTTTTTGTTGTACCGGCTTCATATAAAGAGCAGCAGTTACTGAGCGGAGTCCTGCCTCTTCATTTAAccccaacttaacaactgtattaataCTCTTTCATAATATAGTTGCAGTCTACCTCTTTCAGCTTTAAAGAAGTGGGAAATGGTGTCAGGGTTGTTCAGTAGCCAGAGATATAATTCATACATTATATATAGACTTTAGGTTGCTTTCCTCTGCTAGATGAAGAATTTGGGCTATTTGGATTTACTATATTTGCCTTTTATCACTACTAGAATTCTGGAATCTTTATATCTATACTGCTGCCAGGGCTgttcattaaattatacatacacAAAACTATTATTCATtccacattttttaattttatgggGTCATAGTGCAGACCTAATATGATGTAGTAACTTGAATGAACTGGGATTTTATCTGCTGGAACAAATGGACTTTGAAATCCCTGTCATCAGTTAGTCTATGTCCCTATGAGTTGTCATCCAGCATgtcagtttttttctttaaaagtatcACAGTTGGAATTTTACAAATACAGCCTCTGATAAGACAACTGGCAGCTGATATTTTCAATTTAAGTTAAATTCAAACCAAGTTTTGTCCTCAGTTCTCAGAGCACTGGAAAAGCTTCAGTAGCAGTTGCTGTTGAATGAGAGATAGTTTAAGCCATTTGTTTGAGATGAGAGAACGGAGGATCATTGTTGCCTCTGTTCAACAATAAACTGAAAAACATGTCttcttttcccccaggtcttttaCAACTCACATACTTAGATTTAAAGATCCTAATCTACTCCACAATAAAAGAAGTCCCGTTAATAACAGTAGATCTGACATTTCCCATAGCATATATTCTGTTGAAATTTCTGATGTAAATTCATCATTATGTAAACTCAGAAGTAAATGTGATATTTTCTATAAACTatgtttaaaattgtagtttctgTAGCACACATAGTTTTGCAAAGATTATCTTGATTATGCCAAAAGAAGCTCACTCAATAAATATTACGATTGCTGCAGGATATGATTTAACAGAAACCAGTTTGTCCAGCTAGAAGTGTATTCCATTCCAAAATGTCCACCTGGAGCCTTCTTTCTTGAGGACTGCTCAGAACGCTGAATGCTGATACAGCCTGAAATCTGGTTCAAATATTTTGACCCCCTCTTCCTCAAATCTCATTTTCTGGATCCTTACCTCTCTCCCTCCACCTACCCTCCCACTTCTCCTCACCCAAATAGCAGCTACAGCCCATGTTTTGTATATATCTGCAGTCCTCAGATACTATAGTACCTTTTGAGGTATGATATTTGTTTATGCCAAAGTATGCTTTAAGGACCAGGCTTTAGGAGAGAGTCGGTTCCAATTTGGAGTCATCACTGAATGCCCATCTTGCCCACATTTCAGTTGGGCAAGTTTTGGGTTTACGGGCGGGCGGGGAGAGGAAGGTTCCCTATAATATTCAATAAGCGTACACCCAAGCAAGTGTGTATCCAGGTCTGTCATGCCTCACAACACGCAATACCttttatattcaaatatgtttACAACCCTCTCCAGCAGACGTAACTTCCGTATTGGATTGCTAAAAGGATTTGCGAGCAGCAAATCCAGTAATAAACGGCTTGCAAGAGTTTTGATCATAACTTGGCCAGCAGAGGGCAACACGAATCCAACATCTATTCCCCAGCCGGATATGTCGTCACAGCAGAATTTCCTTTTCCGACATATACAATTCTAGCCAAGGTAAGGGAGAGtcgatttttttattattatttatttatttaagaagctCCTTTTTCCGTTCGGGTTCGTTACGATAGCTGGTATCTCCAGTATTGACTAAAGAAAAATGACAGCATAGTTATTTCAACATGGAGAGAACGAAAGTGCATTTTTTCAGAAAGTAAAATCACTACGGGAGCAGCAGGGGCGCAACTCCAGCCCGGAAACGGGAATGAACGGTTGCATCACAACGGCCCCTCTTTATACCATGGTTTCCCATCTATCTTGATCGCAGTCTGAGGACTGCCTTTCTCAAAAGGCAATTATGCATTACATTGGCACAAGAGTATTCATTGTGTACCAACAGAAGTTAATCTTGTTGCACAAATTAATTTTGTAGTGTTTACAGAATGGTGCATAGTAAGAACCCTCTGctcaaatatttcagaaatagaACTCCTATCACAGTTATAGGTTTGGGGGGAAATGATAGCAGAGAAACTGTAGAACCAGACTAAGAGGAAGAGCAACTTGCTAAATGTATTActtttatcccatttttattaGTTGCACAAAGGGCATGGTACTTCCAAAATAGTCTTCCTTAATCTAGTATTTGTAAGGTGAATTGGGACCACAAATCCCTTAGATACAATGAATAGGTCGGGAACAACTGTTCATAAAATGGAAACACATAAGTAAGAAGTGCAGCGTCTGTGCACTAATTACCAGTGTTACCAACATTGATAGTTGTCAAAGGAATTTTTCATAGCCAGAAAATATCACAATTTCAAATAAGATTGTTGTGTAACAGTAAAGCttgtctcttctctcttcttaatAGCCCCCTCAATATAGCAGATACTCAGTTTTATAGAAAGATGTAAGCCATTTTGGGTTCTCTAATTCCAAAGAGGCctgcatttttttctgttctgcCTTATGAGTACCAAGTGGTAGTATAATCAAGCCATCGACCCTCAGTGAGGACattttttattgattaaattgttGGAAATTGTTTATATATGTGATGACCAATTATCTACCAAGCCACTggtaaattatttcattttagatAATATGAACTCCATCATAACATGATATTGTGAAGAACTATGAGGCAATGGCCAGAAATATACTCTGTGTCCAACTGGAACATACCATAAGGCAACGTTGGCAAAAAGTGTTGTACAAGAGGCAGTCATTTCCCGATAACTATGTGGATCAAAGTTTCTTAGAGAAGTTGCGCAAGAATATCCATGCACGCAAGTATCAGTACTGGGCAGTGGTGTTTGAATCTGGAGTGGTGATACAACAACTATGTAGCGTCTGTGTCTTCGTGGTCATCTGGTGGTACATGGATATGGGCCTATTGGCTCCCCAGTGGCTGTTTGGAGCTGGCTTGATCGCTTCCCTGATTGGTTATGTACTCTTTGATGTCACTGATTCAGGAATAGAAAGAAATCAAAGTGGCCAGACACGATGGGGAGATCTGAAGAATTCTGTGGTATTTGTGGCATTCACCTATGGCTTCTCTCCTATCCTGAAGACCTTAACTGAGTCTATCAGCACTGATACAATTTATGCTATGTCTGCCCTTATGCTCCTAGGACATCTGATCTTTTATGATTATGGGGCAAATGCAGCGATTGTGTCCAGTACACTGTCCCTCAACATGGCTATCTTTGCTTCAGTCTGCTTAGCCTCACGGTTGCCACGGTCCTTACATGCCTTTGTCATGGTGACATTTGCTATCCAGATATTTGCCCTATGGCCTATGCTACAGAAGAAGCTCAAAGCTCAAACCCCCCATTGTTACATGGTAGCTACCTTACTCTTTGCTTTATCTGCCTTAATGGGATTACTAACCATTTCCAGTGTTGGCACTGTTCTTTTTGCCCTCCTTTTGATTGCCATCTCATGTCTGTGCCCTTACTGCCTTATTAAGCTGCAACTCTTCAAAGACAATATCCATGGGCCTTGGGATGAAGCTGAAATCAAGGAAGATCTATCCAAGTTTCTTATGTAGACCAGGAATCCACATTTTGGGGTTTAATTCTTCCAATTATCCTAGTCCCAGCTAATAAATGTTTATTAACTGAAGCAATTAAAGCAAGCAGGAATAAAATACGTTTGAAAATGCCTGAGAACAATTTATTTATAACCTAATATTTTtccaataaaagttttttttatcaaGGATCACATTGTGTATTTAGTTAAGTTCAGCTAATAGATGTAAAAGTAATGCAGGCAATCATTTAGCAACTATTCACAATTATGATAGTGATGACAAACTAAATTTGCAACCAATTCTTACTTACATAATGTTTGCAGGtctataaagcaaaaaaaaaaaaagctgaagtaaGCATAAGCACAGGTAGTTTTACTTAATggctgcttcacttaatgac comes from the Ahaetulla prasina isolate Xishuangbanna chromosome 3, ASM2864084v1, whole genome shotgun sequence genome and includes:
- the PIGC gene encoding phosphatidylinositol N-acetylglucosaminyltransferase subunit C; the protein is MARNILCVQLEHTIRQRWQKVLYKRQSFPDNYVDQSFLEKLRKNIHARKYQYWAVVFESGVVIQQLCSVCVFVVIWWYMDMGLLAPQWLFGAGLIASLIGYVLFDVTDSGIERNQSGQTRWGDLKNSVVFVAFTYGFSPILKTLTESISTDTIYAMSALMLLGHLIFYDYGANAAIVSSTLSLNMAIFASVCLASRLPRSLHAFVMVTFAIQIFALWPMLQKKLKAQTPHCYMVATLLFALSALMGLLTISSVGTVLFALLLIAISCLCPYCLIKLQLFKDNIHGPWDEAEIKEDLSKFLM